One segment of Vicinamibacterales bacterium DNA contains the following:
- a CDS encoding sodium:solute symporter has translation MNALDYAVVAAYLLAITAFGSYFARFQKNTRNYFLTDNSTPWWAICFTVVATETSTLTFIGVPASAYAGNWTFLQLAAGYVLGRIIVSVLFLPRYFRGALVTSYQLLQQRFGPSVSTVSAGLFLVTRSLADGIRLFATALVISIVTGVPVPWTVIVLGTAMIVYTVRGGSAAVIWTDVVQMFVYVAGALVVGVALVQAIPGGFAEVVRLGSAAGKFTVLDPSFDPTKVYTLWAGLAGGIALTLATHGTDQFLVQRLLSADSPRGAARGLVLSGFIVFAQFTMFLLIGAMLYAYHQHFPLTAALPRNDAILPRFIVDQLPHGVIGFIIAAIVAAALSPSINAMAATTINDFYLRYTRTPPDEARLLSLSKRFTIMWGLVQLGVALAAQWLDQSVLDAGLGVLSLTTGPVLGAFLIGVLTRRVGAAAMIAGMAAGGSVLVILWWNALVGWTWYALIGSAVTAATALMIGLAAPRADATPAGAGQKL, from the coding sequence ATGAATGCGCTGGATTACGCCGTCGTCGCCGCCTACCTGCTCGCGATCACGGCGTTCGGATCCTACTTCGCGCGATTTCAGAAGAACACCCGCAACTACTTCCTCACCGACAACTCGACGCCGTGGTGGGCGATCTGCTTCACCGTGGTGGCGACGGAGACCAGCACGCTGACGTTCATCGGCGTGCCGGCGTCCGCCTACGCGGGAAACTGGACGTTCCTGCAGCTTGCCGCCGGCTACGTGCTCGGACGGATCATCGTGTCGGTGCTGTTCCTGCCGCGCTATTTCCGCGGCGCGCTGGTCACGTCGTATCAGCTGCTGCAGCAGCGCTTCGGACCGTCGGTGAGCACCGTGTCGGCGGGGCTGTTCCTGGTGACCCGCTCGCTGGCCGACGGCATCCGGCTGTTCGCGACCGCGCTCGTGATCTCGATCGTCACGGGCGTGCCGGTGCCGTGGACGGTGATCGTGCTGGGCACGGCGATGATCGTCTACACCGTCCGCGGCGGGTCCGCGGCAGTCATCTGGACCGACGTCGTGCAGATGTTCGTCTACGTCGCCGGCGCGCTGGTGGTGGGGGTCGCGCTGGTGCAGGCGATCCCGGGCGGATTCGCCGAGGTGGTGCGGCTGGGATCGGCGGCGGGCAAGTTCACCGTGCTCGATCCGTCGTTCGACCCGACGAAGGTCTACACGCTGTGGGCCGGGCTGGCCGGCGGCATCGCCCTGACGCTGGCGACGCACGGGACCGATCAGTTCCTGGTGCAGCGCCTGCTCTCGGCGGACTCACCCAGGGGGGCCGCCCGCGGTCTGGTGCTGAGCGGGTTCATCGTCTTCGCGCAGTTCACGATGTTCCTGCTGATCGGCGCCATGCTCTACGCGTATCACCAGCACTTCCCGCTCACCGCGGCGCTGCCGCGCAACGACGCGATCCTGCCGCGCTTCATCGTCGATCAACTGCCGCACGGCGTCATCGGCTTCATCATCGCCGCCATCGTCGCGGCGGCGTTGTCGCCGTCGATCAACGCGATGGCGGCAACGACCATCAACGACTTCTACCTGCGCTACACGCGCACCCCGCCTGACGAGGCGCGGCTGCTCAGCCTGTCGAAGCGGTTCACGATCATGTGGGGTCTGGTGCAGCTCGGGGTGGCGCTGGCGGCGCAGTGGCTGGATCAGTCCGTGCTCGATGCCGGTCTCGGCGTGCTGTCGCTGACCACCGGTCCGGTGCTCGGCGCCTTCCTGATCGGCGTCCTGACGCGGCGCGTCGGCGCGGCGGCGATGATCGCCGGGATGGCCGCCGGCGGCAGCGTGCTGGTGATCCTGTGGTGGAACGCGCTGGTGGGATGGACCTGGTACGCGTTGATCGGATCGGCGGTCACCGCCGCCACGGCGCTGATGATCGGGCTGGCGGCGCCGCGCGCCGACGCCACGCCGGCCGGCGCCGGTCAGAAGTTGTAG
- a CDS encoding orotidine 5'-phosphate decarboxylase / HUMPS family protein, translating to MNLDALSFPIVQISLDVTSLDEAIETAAIAVDAGVDWLEAGTPLLLAEGLRAVEGLRRRFPGHPIVADLKTMDGGYLEAEMMAKAGANLVVVMGRAHEATIRRVVDAGRDFGIKVMGDNLAAGDRIENARWMESLGVDFIIHHIGYDERRMIKGLSPMDELDAVVAAVGIPVQAVGGLSIEQAIQCPAHGAPLVVLGAPLVIDADGFKPVTGTRLHEVLSDICRRIRKAA from the coding sequence ATGAATCTCGACGCGCTCTCGTTCCCCATCGTCCAGATCTCGCTCGACGTCACCTCCCTCGACGAAGCCATCGAGACCGCCGCGATCGCCGTCGACGCCGGGGTCGACTGGCTCGAGGCGGGCACGCCGCTGCTGCTTGCCGAAGGGCTGCGCGCCGTGGAAGGATTGCGCCGCCGCTTTCCCGGCCATCCCATCGTCGCCGACCTGAAAACGATGGACGGCGGCTATCTCGAAGCCGAGATGATGGCCAAGGCGGGGGCCAACCTCGTGGTCGTCATGGGGCGCGCGCACGAAGCGACCATCCGCCGCGTCGTCGACGCGGGCCGCGACTTCGGGATCAAGGTGATGGGCGACAACCTCGCCGCCGGCGACCGGATCGAGAACGCGCGGTGGATGGAATCGCTCGGCGTCGACTTCATCATCCATCACATCGGCTACGATGAACGCCGCATGATCAAGGGGCTCAGCCCGATGGACGAGCTCGACGCGGTCGTCGCCGCGGTCGGGATCCCGGTGCAGGCGGTCGGGGGGCTGTCGATCGAGCAGGCGATTCAGTGTCCGGCGCATGGCGCGCCGCTGGTCGTGCTCGGCGCGCCGCTTGTCATCGACGCGGATGGCTTCAAGCCGGTGACCGGCACCCGGCTGCACGAAGTGCTCAGCGACATCTGCCGGCGGATCAGGAAGGCGGCATGA